GTCCTCGACCAGGAGGGGCTCGGCACGATCCGCACCTACCCCGGCGTGGCCGGCGGCGTGACCTACGAGCCGCGGGTGAGCGAGGAGGCGGCGCGGCAGCTGGCCGAGGAGCTGGCGGCGGCGTTGCGGGACCCCCAACGCGTGCTCCCGGGCGGGTTCCTCTACATGACCGACCTGCTGTTCGCGCCGACCTGGGCGGAACGGCTCGGCGCCCTCTTCGCCACCCGCTTCCGCGCCGAGGAGCCGGACCTGGTGGCGACGGTGGAGACCAAGGGCATCCCCCTGGGGTTGATGACGGCCCGGGCCCTGGGGCGCCCGCTGGTGCTGCTGCGGCGGGACAGCCGGGTGACCGAGGGGCCGTCGGTCAGCATCAACTACGTGTCGGGGTCGTCGCAGCGCATTGCGACCATGTCCGTGCCCCGGCGGGCGGTACCCCAGGGGGCGAGGGTGCTCCTGGTGGACGACTTCATGAAGGGTGGCGGCACCGCCCGCGGCATGATGGACCTGATGCGGGAGGTCGGGGCGCGGGTGGTGGGGCTGGGCGTGGTGATCGCCACCGCCGAGCCGGCCCGCAAGCTGGTGGACGACTACTTCGCCGTGGTCGTCCTGGAGGGCGTGGACACCGTGAGGCGGCAGGTGCGGGTCCGACCCAGCCTGGGGCGCTAGACCCGCGACCCACCGGCCGCGGTGGCGCCGTCCGCGCGAGGCCGGGCGGCCGCCGGGGACCTGCAGGAGGGAGGCGTGCCGGCGATGACCGAAGGGACCCATGGCGACCCGTCGGTCCAGGCGGGGGCCGGCGGGCCCGAGACGTCCCCGAGCCGGGGGCCGGGCCGGGCCCGAGGCCATGGGACCGCGGCGGGGCGGGACGGTGCGGCGGGGCCGCGACGGTCGGCGCGGTCGGCCGGTCTGTGGGAGCCGGCGGGGCCGGCGGGCGATGGGCCCGCCGCGGTGGACCTGCCGGCGATCCGGGATGCCGCGGCCACCATCGCCGGGTTCGTCCACCGCACGCCGCTGCTGAGCTCGGCGGCGTTCTCGGAGATGGCAGGCGCCGAGGTCTTCCTGAAACTGGAGAACCTGCAGAAGACGGGATCGTTCAAGGTCCGGGGGGCCTTCAACCGGCTGGCGCGCCTCGACGCCGCCGCGCGGGCGCGGGGCGTGATCTGCGCCTCGGCGGGCAACCACGCCCAGGGGGTCGCCCTGGCGGGCGCGCGGCTGGGCATCCCGGTGACCGTGGTCATGCCGGCGACGGCGCCCACCACCAAGGTGGTGGCCACCCGCGGCTACGGCGCGGAGGTCGTGCTCCACGGCGAAGGCTACGACGGGGCCTACGAGAGGGCCTGCCAGCTGGCGGCGGAGCGCGGCCTGACCTTCATCCACGCCTTCGACGACCCGCTGGTGGTGGCGGGGCAGGGCACCGTCGGCCTGGAGATCGTGGACGACCTGCCCGACGTGGACACGGTGGTGGTCCCGGTGGGCGGCGGCGGGCTCATCGCCGGCATCGCGGTGGCCGTCAAATCCCGACGGCCGGGGGTGCGGATCGTGGGGGTGCAGCCCGAGGCGGCACCGGCCCTGGCGCGCGCCTTCGCCACCGGGCGGCTCGAGCCCGTGGAGCGGGCCCGCACCATCGCCGACGGGCTCGCCGTCAAGGCGCCCCGCGAGATGACCTTCCGCCTGATCCGCCGCTACGTGGACGACATGGTCACCGTCAGCGAGGACGAGATCGCCCGCGCGATCCTGCTCCTGCTCGAGCGGGCCAAGCTGGTGGCCGAGGGGGCCGGAGCGGCGGCCCTGGCGGCGCTGCTCCACGGCAAGGTCCCCGACGCGGGTCGCGTGGCGGTGGTGGTCAGCGGCGGCAACATCGACGTCAACCTGCTGGCGCGGATCATCGAGCGGGGGCTGCTGGAGGACGGCCGCCTGATCCGGCTGCGCACGCTGGTGGCCGACCGGCCCGGCTCCCTGCAGGCCCTGCTCAAGGTGATCGCCGACCGCGGGGGCAACATCCTGGCGGTCTACCACGACCGCCTGCGACACGAGGTGGCCCTGGGCGAGGCCGAGGTCGAGCTGATCATCGAGACCCGGGACGCGGGGCACGTGGACGAGATCTGCCGAGCCCTGGCGGCACACGGGTACGTGGTGCACGGCGTGGCGGACGAACCGGCCCCGCGCCGCGGCTGACGCCAGGCCGACGGCCGGCGGCGCGGGCGGGTCTGCGGAGAGCGAAGGAATCTTTCGGGATTCTGGCAGGAAATGGTTGCCCACGGGTCGAATCCCCCCGGCGAAAGGGGGTGACGCCGTGGACATCTCGGAAGTGCGGATCCGCCCGGTCAAGGGGGCGGGCCGGATGCGAGCCTTCGCCTCGGTGGTCTTCGGCGGCCAGTTCGTCGTCCACGAGCTGAAGGTGGTGGAGGGCGCGGAAGGGCGGATGTTCGTCGCCTTCCCCTCGAAGCGCGCCGCCAGCGGCGAGTACTTCGACATCGCCCACCCCATCACCGCGGAGGCACGGGATCGC
The sequence above is drawn from the Thermaerobacter sp. FW80 genome and encodes:
- the purR gene encoding pur operon repressor, which translates into the protein MAKLRRSERIAALVKLLADRPGHLWSLGQFAERFAAAKSTISDDLALIKAVLDQEGLGTIRTYPGVAGGVTYEPRVSEEAARQLAEELAAALRDPQRVLPGGFLYMTDLLFAPTWAERLGALFATRFRAEEPDLVATVETKGIPLGLMTARALGRPLVLLRRDSRVTEGPSVSINYVSGSSQRIATMSVPRRAVPQGARVLLVDDFMKGGGTARGMMDLMREVGARVVGLGVVIATAEPARKLVDDYFAVVVLEGVDTVRRQVRVRPSLGR
- the ilvA gene encoding threonine ammonia-lyase, producing MTEGTHGDPSVQAGAGGPETSPSRGPGRARGHGTAAGRDGAAGPRRSARSAGLWEPAGPAGDGPAAVDLPAIRDAAATIAGFVHRTPLLSSAAFSEMAGAEVFLKLENLQKTGSFKVRGAFNRLARLDAAARARGVICASAGNHAQGVALAGARLGIPVTVVMPATAPTTKVVATRGYGAEVVLHGEGYDGAYERACQLAAERGLTFIHAFDDPLVVAGQGTVGLEIVDDLPDVDTVVVPVGGGGLIAGIAVAVKSRRPGVRIVGVQPEAAPALARAFATGRLEPVERARTIADGLAVKAPREMTFRLIRRYVDDMVTVSEDEIARAILLLLERAKLVAEGAGAAALAALLHGKVPDAGRVAVVVSGGNIDVNLLARIIERGLLEDGRLIRLRTLVADRPGSLQALLKVIADRGGNILAVYHDRLRHEVALGEAEVELIIETRDAGHVDEICRALAAHGYVVHGVADEPAPRRG
- a CDS encoding SpoVG family protein, encoding MDISEVRIRPVKGAGRMRAFASVVFGGQFVVHELKVVEGAEGRMFVAFPSKRAASGEYFDIAHPITAEARDRIQQAVLAAYRQHVEAMAAGQVG